Proteins encoded by one window of Gemmatimonadota bacterium:
- a CDS encoding response regulator yields MRSRPEEASGRMRVLIVDDEPHARAYIRSVLEAIGDVDVVAECGGGAEAVAAIEAQRPDAAFLDIAMPEIDGFDVIEMVGPDRMPPVVFITAHDEGAVRAFELAAVDYLLKPIDEERLVQAVERLRLKLASQSPADVASALRAALAARGGSSFARRIMVRTEHGMAFVHADDVDWLEADGKHVIVHVGEVSHRVRSSLAAIAERLDPARFARVHRSAVVNLERVREVQPWYGGDFVAILATGAQVRVSRNFRDNILRTTS; encoded by the coding sequence ATGCGGTCGCGTCCTGAGGAGGCGTCGGGTCGCATGCGAGTGCTCATCGTCGACGACGAGCCCCACGCCCGCGCGTATATCCGCTCGGTGCTCGAGGCCATCGGCGACGTGGACGTCGTCGCGGAATGCGGCGGCGGCGCCGAGGCCGTCGCGGCGATCGAGGCGCAGCGCCCCGACGCGGCCTTTCTCGACATCGCCATGCCGGAGATCGACGGCTTCGACGTGATCGAGATGGTCGGCCCGGACCGCATGCCTCCGGTGGTGTTCATCACCGCTCACGACGAGGGCGCGGTGCGTGCCTTCGAGCTCGCGGCGGTGGATTACCTGCTCAAGCCCATCGACGAGGAACGCCTGGTTCAGGCGGTCGAGCGGCTGCGCCTCAAGCTGGCCTCCCAATCTCCGGCGGACGTGGCGAGCGCCCTGCGCGCCGCCCTGGCCGCACGCGGCGGGTCTTCCTTCGCGCGGCGCATCATGGTCCGGACCGAGCACGGCATGGCTTTCGTGCACGCCGATGACGTCGACTGGCTGGAAGCGGACGGCAAGCACGTCATCGTGCACGTCGGGGAGGTCTCGCACCGCGTGCGCTCCAGCCTTGCCGCCATCGCGGAGCGGCTCGATCCGGCTCGCTTCGCGCGCGTGCACCGCTCTGCGGTAGTCAATCTGGAGCGCGTGCGCGAGGTCCAGCCGTGGTACGGCGGTGACTTCGTGGCGATCCTTGCGACCGGCGCCCAGGTCCGGGTGAGCCGAAACTTCCGCGACAACATCCTGCGCACCACGTCCTGA
- a CDS encoding histidine kinase — protein sequence MTTDAPAAAVYETDQRPAHAIDVRAAAATLAILWLGLGVLDVATRGILTSAAGNTRPLLFYVGEGVEWLPWAALSVPAAAFARWARPDKHGWGRTLALQLGAGLAFAFLQGLAATAALEAIGIGRLAFGPQYVAHLNAHFVRWFGTYLAGVGAVYFLAFHKDWRREAHAAQEAEQRAAELEAEAARGRFDALRRRLDPDRVQASLLAIRADALAGRGVAAEGRIAALGEELRRSLGSVPDGAGQHGAQERHPVDGRLSRALTAGPPSAPAAAATGPGRSERAGARAALLAGLPVLLFWSIYIPVDLAKDAVFLRSTGAPVTLAAFRDPLGWWFCWLLLTPAIILVGRGLRPERLGWRRAVPAHLAIGVLFVLAQASLAVTWFRAAPGVQVGFSQLLLTHLTAFGLASYGVYLGAAGAYYAGRYYRDWRERRGAARAARLRVARLESLLAQARTEALRRDLHPHFLYNALQSAAGLVREGAPERAADMIGALDELLAASLRRDDEPKVTLADELALLDRYLAIETVRFEDRLRVRRDVEQGLEGSLVPTLLLQPLVENAVRHGVAMQVDPVTVRITARAVGGRLQLTVEDDGPGPPDDPASSNGIGLANTRARLRHLYGTEARVELARGETSGAVARVELPLDRREGDLDAVAS from the coding sequence TTGACCACGGACGCGCCCGCAGCGGCGGTTTACGAGACGGACCAGAGGCCGGCCCACGCGATCGACGTGCGGGCGGCCGCGGCCACGCTCGCCATCCTGTGGCTGGGCCTGGGCGTGTTGGATGTCGCCACCCGGGGCATCCTGACGTCGGCGGCGGGGAACACGCGCCCCTTGCTCTTCTACGTTGGAGAGGGGGTCGAGTGGCTCCCCTGGGCCGCGCTCTCCGTCCCCGCGGCGGCGTTCGCGCGCTGGGCGCGGCCGGACAAGCACGGCTGGGGGCGCACGCTGGCGCTGCAGCTGGGCGCGGGTCTCGCGTTCGCTTTCCTGCAAGGACTGGCCGCGACCGCGGCGCTCGAGGCCATCGGGATCGGCAGGCTGGCCTTCGGACCACAGTACGTGGCGCACCTGAACGCCCACTTCGTGCGCTGGTTCGGCACGTATCTCGCCGGCGTGGGGGCGGTGTATTTTCTCGCCTTCCACAAAGATTGGCGGCGCGAGGCGCACGCCGCGCAGGAAGCGGAGCAGCGCGCGGCGGAGCTCGAGGCGGAAGCAGCCAGGGGTCGGTTCGACGCCCTGCGACGTCGCCTCGACCCCGATCGGGTTCAGGCGAGCCTGTTGGCCATCCGCGCCGACGCTCTCGCCGGCCGCGGCGTCGCGGCAGAGGGGCGCATCGCCGCGCTGGGTGAGGAACTCCGGCGGAGTCTCGGGTCGGTGCCAGACGGCGCTGGTCAGCACGGGGCACAGGAACGCCACCCGGTCGACGGAAGGCTGAGCCGAGCCCTCACGGCCGGTCCACCCTCCGCGCCGGCGGCGGCGGCGACCGGCCCTGGCCGCAGCGAGCGGGCGGGCGCGCGCGCGGCGCTCCTGGCCGGCCTTCCGGTGCTGCTGTTCTGGTCGATCTACATACCGGTGGACCTGGCCAAGGACGCGGTGTTTCTGAGATCGACCGGCGCGCCCGTGACGTTGGCGGCGTTCCGCGACCCGCTCGGCTGGTGGTTCTGCTGGCTCCTCCTCACCCCGGCGATCATCCTCGTCGGCCGCGGGCTCCGCCCCGAGCGGCTGGGCTGGCGGCGCGCCGTTCCCGCGCACCTGGCCATCGGCGTCCTCTTCGTGCTCGCGCAGGCCTCCCTGGCGGTGACCTGGTTTCGCGCCGCGCCGGGGGTTCAGGTGGGCTTCAGCCAGCTCCTCCTCACCCACCTCACCGCCTTCGGCCTGGCCAGCTACGGGGTCTACCTGGGCGCCGCGGGCGCCTACTACGCGGGGCGGTACTACCGCGACTGGCGCGAGCGCCGAGGGGCCGCGAGGGCCGCGCGCCTGCGCGTGGCCCGGCTGGAGTCGTTGCTGGCGCAGGCCCGCACCGAAGCGCTGCGCCGCGACCTTCATCCGCACTTTCTCTACAACGCCCTGCAGTCGGCGGCCGGTCTCGTGCGCGAGGGGGCGCCGGAGCGCGCGGCCGACATGATCGGAGCCCTGGATGAGCTGCTGGCGGCCTCCCTCCGCCGGGACGATGAACCCAAGGTGACGCTGGCCGACGAGCTCGCGCTGTTGGACCGTTACCTCGCCATCGAGACGGTTCGCTTCGAGGATCGGCTGCGGGTGCGCCGGGACGTGGAGCAGGGGCTGGAGGGGTCCCTCGTGCCTACGCTGCTGCTGCAGCCGCTGGTGGAGAACGCGGTGCGCCACGGAGTGGCGATGCAGGTAGACCCGGTGACGGTACGCATAACCGCCCGCGCCGTGGGCGGGCGCCTGCAACTGACCGTGGAGGACGACGGGCCCGGGCCGCCCGACGACCCGGCATCGTCGAACGGGATCGGCTTGGCCAATACGCGGGCTCGGCTACGCCACCTGTACGGAACGGAAGCCCGCGTGGAGTTGGCGCGCGGCGAGACCTCCGGCGCGGTGGCCCGAGTCGAATTACCGCTGGACCGACGGGAGGGAGACCTCGATGCGGTCGCGTCCTGA
- a CDS encoding rhodanese-like domain-containing protein — protein MILRQYHDPKLAQYAYLIGCQATGEALLIDPERDIDQYVRAATAEGVRITAVAETHIHADFLSGAREFAEQHDVRLYLSDEGGEDWRSNWARGARADGTPYKVTFLRHEDTFRVGNIEIRALHTPGHTPEHMSFVVVDHGGGASTPIGVATGDFVFVGSLGRPDLLEQAAGIEGVQEDAARELFGSLPLFNELADHLQVWPGHGAGSACGKGLGAVPMSTVGYEKLYNAALADAGAGKDHFVAAILAGQPEPQLYFARMKRDNRDGVPILGPLPRPRGLSADELGAALREGGALVVDTRSDRAAFMDRHVPGSLYAPLNTAFNTVIGSLVVDERAPLLLVVDESRVEEAVRDLVRIGYDNVPAFATPETLGAYFDGGGESASIPTITFEEVAVLRDAPGTAVLDVRFASEFEEGHVPGAVNASYTRLPAYLDERVPTDGTLLVYCQSGARSAAASSYLALLGRDVRYVGGDWSDWAGSGREVERGAPALVAESA, from the coding sequence ATGATCCTCAGGCAATACCACGACCCCAAGCTTGCCCAGTACGCCTATCTGATCGGCTGCCAGGCCACCGGCGAGGCCCTGCTGATCGATCCCGAGCGGGACATCGACCAGTACGTACGCGCCGCGACGGCCGAGGGCGTGCGCATTACCGCCGTCGCCGAGACGCACATTCACGCCGACTTCCTGTCGGGCGCGCGCGAGTTCGCGGAGCAGCACGACGTGCGTCTCTATTTGTCGGACGAAGGCGGTGAGGACTGGCGCTCCAACTGGGCGCGCGGCGCGCGCGCGGACGGAACGCCGTACAAGGTCACCTTCCTGAGGCACGAAGACACCTTCCGCGTCGGCAACATCGAGATCCGCGCGCTGCATACGCCCGGGCACACGCCGGAGCACATGAGTTTCGTGGTGGTCGATCACGGCGGCGGCGCCTCGACCCCGATCGGTGTCGCGACCGGGGACTTCGTGTTCGTGGGAAGCCTGGGGCGCCCGGATCTGCTGGAGCAGGCCGCCGGCATCGAGGGCGTACAGGAAGACGCGGCGCGAGAGTTGTTCGGCTCGCTCCCGCTGTTCAACGAGTTGGCCGACCACCTGCAGGTATGGCCCGGACACGGCGCGGGCTCGGCGTGCGGCAAGGGGCTCGGCGCGGTCCCCATGAGCACCGTCGGCTACGAAAAGCTCTACAACGCCGCGCTCGCCGACGCCGGCGCAGGCAAGGACCATTTCGTCGCGGCCATCCTCGCCGGTCAGCCCGAGCCGCAACTGTACTTCGCTCGGATGAAGCGGGACAACCGCGACGGCGTGCCGATCCTCGGGCCCCTTCCCAGACCTAGAGGGCTGAGCGCGGACGAGCTCGGGGCCGCCTTGCGGGAGGGAGGGGCGCTGGTGGTGGACACCCGCTCGGACCGTGCGGCGTTCATGGACCGGCACGTTCCCGGGTCTCTGTACGCGCCGCTGAACACGGCGTTCAATACCGTCATCGGCTCCCTGGTCGTGGATGAGAGAGCGCCGCTGCTGCTCGTCGTGGACGAATCCCGCGTGGAGGAGGCAGTGCGCGACCTGGTGCGCATCGGCTACGACAACGTGCCGGCGTTCGCTACGCCGGAGACGCTCGGGGCGTACTTCGACGGTGGGGGCGAGAGCGCGAGCATCCCGACCATCACCTTCGAAGAAGTAGCGGTCCTGCGTGACGCCCCGGGCACCGCCGTGCTCGACGTGCGCTTCGCGTCCGAGTTCGAGGAGGGCCACGTCCCCGGAGCGGTCAACGCGTCGTACACCCGCCTGCCGGCGTACCTGGATGAGCGCGTCCCGACAGATGGCACCCTGCTGGTGTATTGCCAGAGCGGAGCTCGGTCCGCGGCTGCCTCGTCCTACCTGGCGCTGCTGGGGCGGGACGTTCGCTACGTGGGCGGGGATTGGTCGGACTGGGCCGGCTCGGGACGCGAGGTGGAGCGCGGCGCTCCGGCGCTCGTCGCGGAGAGCGCCTGA
- a CDS encoding YeeE/YedE thiosulfate transporter family protein, whose protein sequence is MLAALREPWPWWVAGPLIGLVVPALLLVGNKMFGVSANLRTLCAIAAPGRIAFFRYDWRRIGGWNLAFAAGILAGGVVAAVLLAGPDEVAISAATRADLLALGVRDFGGLLPDDLISVAALATPRGFITVVGGGFLVGFGSAYAGGCTSGHAIMGLADRQLPSLIAVLGFFAGGLATTFLVLPLVIGLGQ, encoded by the coding sequence GTGCTGGCCGCGCTACGAGAGCCGTGGCCCTGGTGGGTGGCCGGCCCCCTCATCGGGCTCGTCGTACCCGCCCTCCTGCTGGTCGGCAACAAGATGTTCGGCGTGTCGGCCAATCTCAGAACGCTGTGCGCCATCGCGGCTCCGGGCAGGATCGCGTTCTTTCGCTATGACTGGCGCAGGATCGGCGGCTGGAACCTGGCGTTCGCCGCCGGCATCCTGGCGGGTGGAGTGGTCGCGGCGGTCCTGCTGGCCGGGCCGGACGAGGTCGCGATCTCGGCCGCGACCCGGGCCGACCTGCTCGCGCTGGGGGTGAGGGACTTCGGGGGGCTGCTGCCCGACGACCTCATCTCGGTGGCCGCGCTCGCAACCCCGCGCGGATTCATCACCGTGGTGGGCGGCGGCTTCCTCGTCGGCTTCGGTTCCGCGTATGCGGGGGGCTGTACGTCGGGACACGCGATCATGGGGCTCGCCGATCGGCAGCTGCCGTCGCTGATAGCGGTACTGGGGTTCTTCGCCGGTGGGCTCGCGACGACCTTCCTGGTGCTCCCCCTTGTGATCGGCCTCGGGCAGTGA
- a CDS encoding DUF6691 family protein encodes MSASPVSGVVRPSGAPITRASAPTTLAQFGVYLLLGVYFGVALTKSEVVSWFRIQEMFRFQGFHMYGVIGTALLVAGISVTLVKRFAPTSATGEPIIVPPKSLGRGVRYAAGGITFGVGWALVGACPGPMFALVGTGAGGIVVALLAAVLGAWTYGALRPRLPH; translated from the coding sequence GTGAGCGCCTCGCCCGTGAGCGGGGTCGTGCGGCCGTCTGGCGCGCCGATCACTCGCGCCTCGGCACCTACGACGCTCGCGCAGTTCGGGGTCTATCTCCTGCTGGGCGTCTACTTCGGCGTCGCACTGACGAAGTCGGAGGTGGTTTCCTGGTTTCGAATTCAGGAGATGTTCCGATTCCAGGGATTCCACATGTACGGCGTCATCGGCACCGCGCTCCTGGTCGCGGGGATCTCGGTAACGCTGGTCAAGAGATTCGCGCCGACATCGGCGACCGGCGAGCCCATCATTGTGCCTCCGAAGTCGCTGGGACGCGGCGTTCGCTACGCGGCCGGGGGTATCACCTTCGGCGTCGGATGGGCGTTGGTGGGCGCGTGCCCGGGGCCGATGTTCGCGCTCGTCGGCACGGGGGCCGGCGGGATCGTCGTCGCCCTCCTGGCCGCGGTCCTCGGCGCATGGACCTACGGGGCCCTGCGGCCCCGCCTGCCGCACTGA
- a CDS encoding metalloregulator ArsR/SmtB family transcription factor, with product MIVKSAAPMTSEVMSLVADRFKALAEPARLAILSSLLEGERTVGELVDATGLGQANVSKHLQVLHGAGFVGRRRDGSFVRYWLVDEDVLRLCDLMCGRLQREQESLAELLEGA from the coding sequence GTGATCGTGAAATCCGCCGCTCCCATGACGTCCGAGGTGATGTCCCTCGTCGCCGACCGCTTCAAGGCTCTGGCCGAGCCCGCGCGCCTGGCGATCCTGTCCTCGCTTCTGGAGGGGGAACGCACCGTCGGTGAGCTCGTGGACGCCACTGGGCTGGGCCAAGCCAACGTGTCGAAGCACCTGCAGGTCCTGCACGGCGCCGGCTTCGTGGGGCGACGCAGGGACGGTTCCTTCGTGCGCTACTGGCTCGTGGACGAGGACGTGCTGCGGCTGTGCGACCTCATGTGTGGCCGCCTGCAACGTGAGCAGGAGTCGCTCGCCGAGTTGCTGGAAGGAGCTTGA
- a CDS encoding histidine kinase dimerization/phospho-acceptor domain-containing protein: MSTDESSPGPQHIRGAPLAGLRQELLTSIDAVTGVSQVLLEDARGGRLEDAAEILARMHRAGAELRTMAASFLDPAGAFATAAEDPVALGSHIRHELRNPVNALIGYAELLREDGCVEGDLRDLEPDLERLLEAAHQVNGLIGRIAAFPD; the protein is encoded by the coding sequence ATGTCGACTGACGAGAGTTCGCCCGGTCCCCAGCATATCCGCGGCGCCCCACTCGCCGGGCTGCGGCAGGAGTTGCTCACTTCGATCGACGCCGTCACCGGGGTCAGCCAAGTGCTCCTCGAGGACGCGCGCGGCGGCCGTCTCGAGGACGCCGCGGAGATTCTGGCCAGAATGCATCGGGCGGGCGCCGAGCTGCGCACGATGGCCGCGTCCTTCCTCGATCCCGCGGGTGCCTTCGCCACCGCAGCCGAGGATCCGGTGGCCCTCGGCTCGCATATCCGCCACGAGCTGCGGAACCCCGTGAACGCGCTCATCGGCTACGCGGAGCTGCTCCGGGAGGACGGCTGTGTCGAGGGGGATCTGCGCGACCTGGAACCCGATCTGGAGCGTTTGCTGGAGGCGGCCCACCAGGTGAACGGCCTGATAGGGCGCATCGCGGCATTCCCCGACTAG
- a CDS encoding putative Ig domain-containing protein: MAASAVLLLFAALAPGLAVAQESRSGWLHTVWGDSVDLRSGRPPVHLLTEDSGTSWRLDVAGAIVAAGLRALNGRRVSVLGDARAGAGAVLDVTAIAPLGGGTGTSALAAAPPQNGAKPYVTILCMFADSTTTPHPKAYYDGLMTGSAFPGMDHYWRELSEDRVNMGGSRVVGWYPLPEPIAGYFPGGLDANPDWSKMVNDCTGVADDDVFFPDFFGVNLQFNMFMNFSWGGTSVISRDGETRSSPMTWMASWAGPFVYAHEIGHSFGLPHSSGPYAAVYDSRWDVMSGGRQLVDGEWVGVHTIGYHKDLLGWVGAARKVVPAAGTESAVTLERLASPATGSALLIEVPVDSRVFYTVEARRFTGYDDLLPGEGVVLHEVDDFRASDALVVDPDGDGDPNDDGAMWLPGETFTDPDAGFSLSVDSATATGFVVRVRRGFELLVDLTGEGGVSSSTGGMTCDPTRCRELIAEKDLQVTLQAIPATGFRLDRWTGPCVGSGDCQVAISRDVAVGAVFVSDALAILGDSARPAAAVATPYADQLVASGGDAPYVWRLAGGALPDGLVLDSLTGAVSGTPTQAGDFAFAVDVVAGQATASKGFGMSVFEALAIAHDSERAGAVMGAAYADTLTALGGGTGPASFELASGTLPAGLSLDAGGAITGVPAQAGTFEFRVRVRRGGFEAIGALSLGVTKPILSADAVIARLIGGSGLSVDEDRFLDLNGNGNGAVDLGDVHKWLVDTGVASSPAAARLLASVEREEDR; the protein is encoded by the coding sequence TTGGCCGCTTCCGCCGTATTGCTGCTGTTCGCCGCGCTCGCCCCCGGGCTCGCGGTGGCGCAGGAGTCGCGGTCGGGTTGGCTGCACACGGTCTGGGGCGACTCGGTCGACCTCCGGTCCGGCCGGCCCCCCGTCCATCTCCTGACTGAGGACTCGGGCACGTCGTGGCGGCTGGACGTTGCGGGCGCGATCGTCGCCGCGGGCCTCCGCGCACTGAACGGGCGCCGCGTTTCCGTTCTCGGCGACGCCCGCGCCGGAGCCGGAGCGGTCTTGGACGTCACCGCCATCGCGCCCCTGGGAGGGGGCACCGGCACGTCCGCCCTGGCCGCCGCGCCGCCGCAGAACGGCGCCAAGCCGTACGTGACGATCCTGTGCATGTTCGCGGACTCCACCACCACGCCCCACCCCAAGGCCTACTACGACGGCCTGATGACCGGGTCCGCATTTCCCGGAATGGACCACTACTGGCGCGAGTTGTCCGAAGACCGCGTGAACATGGGAGGCAGCCGGGTCGTGGGCTGGTATCCTCTTCCGGAGCCGATTGCCGGATACTTCCCGGGCGGCCTCGATGCCAACCCCGACTGGTCCAAGATGGTGAACGACTGCACGGGGGTGGCCGACGACGACGTGTTCTTCCCGGACTTCTTCGGGGTCAACCTGCAGTTCAACATGTTCATGAACTTCTCCTGGGGCGGCACGTCGGTTATCAGCCGGGACGGCGAAACCCGGTCCTCCCCCATGACGTGGATGGCCTCCTGGGCCGGCCCGTTCGTGTACGCGCACGAGATCGGACACTCCTTCGGCCTGCCGCACTCCTCCGGACCCTACGCGGCCGTCTACGACTCCCGCTGGGACGTGATGAGCGGGGGGCGGCAACTCGTCGACGGTGAGTGGGTGGGCGTCCACACCATCGGCTACCACAAGGACCTGCTGGGCTGGGTCGGGGCGGCGCGGAAGGTGGTGCCGGCGGCAGGTACCGAGAGCGCGGTGACTCTGGAACGGCTCGCGTCGCCCGCCACCGGGTCGGCGCTCCTGATCGAGGTCCCCGTCGACTCCCGCGTCTTCTACACCGTCGAAGCGCGGCGCTTCACCGGCTACGACGACCTGCTCCCCGGAGAGGGCGTCGTGCTCCACGAGGTGGACGACTTCCGGGCCTCGGACGCCCTGGTCGTGGACCCCGATGGAGACGGTGACCCCAACGACGACGGCGCCATGTGGCTGCCGGGTGAGACCTTCACCGACCCTGACGCCGGGTTCTCGTTGAGCGTCGACTCGGCCACCGCCACCGGGTTCGTCGTGCGCGTCCGGCGCGGCTTCGAGCTGCTGGTGGACCTGACGGGAGAAGGCGGCGTGTCCAGCTCCACCGGGGGCATGACGTGCGACCCGACTCGGTGCCGCGAGCTGATCGCGGAGAAGGATCTTCAGGTCACCCTCCAGGCCATCCCGGCGACCGGGTTTCGGCTGGACCGCTGGACCGGGCCCTGCGTCGGAAGCGGCGACTGCCAGGTGGCGATCAGCCGGGACGTAGCCGTGGGCGCGGTCTTCGTCTCCGACGCGCTGGCCATTCTCGGCGACAGCGCGCGGCCGGCGGCCGCCGTGGCCACGCCGTACGCGGACCAACTCGTGGCCTCGGGCGGCGACGCGCCCTACGTATGGCGGCTCGCGGGCGGGGCGCTGCCGGACGGCCTCGTGCTGGATAGCCTGACCGGCGCCGTCTCCGGCACTCCGACCCAAGCCGGCGACTTCGCGTTCGCCGTGGACGTCGTGGCCGGGCAGGCGACGGCGAGCAAGGGCTTCGGCATGAGCGTCTTCGAGGCGCTCGCGATCGCGCACGACTCCGAGCGCGCCGGCGCGGTGATGGGAGCGGCCTACGCGGACACGTTGACGGCGCTGGGCGGGGGCACCGGCCCGGCGAGCTTCGAGCTGGCCAGCGGGACGCTGCCGGCCGGCCTCTCCCTGGACGCCGGCGGCGCGATAACCGGGGTGCCCGCCCAAGCGGGGACCTTCGAGTTCCGGGTCCGCGTCAGGCGCGGCGGCTTCGAGGCGATCGGCGCGTTGAGCCTCGGCGTGACCAAGCCGATTCTGAGCGCAGACGCGGTCATTGCGCGGCTCATCGGCGGGTCGGGGCTCTCGGTGGACGAGGACCGCTTCCTGGACCTCAACGGCAACGGGAACGGCGCGGTCGACCTGGGCGACGTGCACAAGTGGCTCGTGGATACGGGCGTGGCCTCCAGTCCCGCGGCGGCACGCTTGCTCGCCTCGGTGGAGCGGGAGGAAGACCGATGA
- a CDS encoding GlsB/YeaQ/YmgE family stress response membrane protein produces MGILGWAVFGLIAGVIAKAIMPGKDPGGWFITILIGIGGAMVGGLVGSLLGFGGVSGFNLGSMAIAVLGAIILLGLYRMTKRG; encoded by the coding sequence ATGGGCATTCTCGGCTGGGCGGTGTTCGGCCTGATCGCTGGCGTCATTGCCAAGGCCATCATGCCGGGGAAGGACCCCGGCGGCTGGTTCATCACGATCCTGATCGGGATTGGCGGCGCAATGGTGGGAGGGTTGGTCGGCAGCCTGCTGGGGTTCGGCGGCGTCAGCGGCTTCAACCTCGGCTCGATGGCCATCGCCGTGCTCGGCGCCATCATCCTGCTGGGCCTCTACCGCATGACCAAACGCGGCTAG
- a CDS encoding TetR/AcrR family transcriptional regulator produces the protein MTERRLAYILVGMNMGASAVATEQRSRDPERTRARLIECAFREIRERGFEGASLDRILADTGVTKGALYHHFGSKAELLHAVIDEAIAGMIEERWLAALARSEDPISELRAGIVGTAGSLTDEDIAWGCPLNNITQEMAATDDELRAHVERLYSGWRDSIAAALERGQKAGNVRGDVDPAGAAAFIVAGIEGLAGTTKSHRSRAIAGATLQEFVRYLEGMRPLETG, from the coding sequence TTGACGGAACGTCGACTTGCATACATACTGGTCGGTATGAACATGGGAGCGAGCGCGGTTGCGACCGAGCAACGGAGCAGGGACCCCGAGCGGACGCGGGCGCGTCTGATCGAGTGCGCGTTCCGCGAAATCCGGGAGCGCGGCTTCGAGGGGGCGTCGCTGGATCGCATCCTGGCCGACACGGGTGTCACCAAGGGCGCGCTCTACCATCACTTCGGTAGCAAGGCGGAACTCCTTCACGCGGTGATCGACGAGGCGATCGCCGGCATGATAGAGGAGCGCTGGCTGGCGGCCCTGGCTCGCAGCGAGGATCCCATCAGCGAGCTCCGCGCCGGCATCGTGGGTACGGCGGGCAGCCTCACCGACGAGGACATCGCCTGGGGCTGTCCTCTCAACAACATCACGCAGGAGATGGCGGCGACCGACGACGAGCTGCGCGCGCACGTGGAGAGGCTCTACAGCGGGTGGCGGGACAGCATCGCCGCCGCGCTGGAGCGCGGGCAGAAGGCGGGGAACGTACGAGGAGACGTTGACCCGGCGGGTGCCGCCGCGTTCATCGTCGCGGGGATCGAAGGCCTGGCGGGGACGACCAAGAGTCACCGGAGCCGGGCCATCGCCGGAGCCACTCTGCAGGAGTTCGTGCGGTACCTGGAGGGCATGCGACCGCTCGAGACGGGCTGA